A single region of the Aurantiacibacter sp. MUD11 genome encodes:
- a CDS encoding glycerol-3-phosphate dehydrogenase, giving the protein MSDIYDLIVIGGGVNGAGVARDAAGRGAKVLLLEKGDLASGTSSKSTKLVHGGLRYLEYYEFALVREALGERDVLWSIAPHIVHPMRFVLPVTAEMRSKWMLRAGLFLYDHIGGHGGLKKTRSISLKKHRAGVALERRYKHAFEYSDGWVDDARLVVLNAMDAAEMGADIRPRTEVTSARRESDLWVVETSAGTFKARALVNAAGPAADDIAKVAGEKPAYGIRRVRGSHIVVPKLFDHDCAYILQQPDTRICFAIPWEGDFTLVGTTDADHKGSLDEVEASDEEVRYLLDAVNRYFEHDVTQADVVHTYAGVRALVDLGEGRPEAATRGYRLALSDEDEGAPLLGIYGGKITSYRHVAEEAVDKLAKRLKVLQGEHWTGKTPLPGGDFDKEAQHHLIDVLAEEYPFLSERDVLRIGRAYGTRAVDWLGEAKSWDDLGRNFGAGLSEAEVTYLREKEWAVTAEDILWRRTKQGMHMSEAEQAALAEYLGS; this is encoded by the coding sequence ATGAGTGACATCTACGACCTGATCGTGATCGGCGGCGGGGTGAACGGCGCGGGCGTGGCGCGCGATGCCGCAGGGCGCGGCGCCAAGGTGCTGCTGCTGGAGAAGGGCGACCTGGCCAGCGGTACCTCGTCGAAGTCGACCAAGCTGGTCCACGGCGGGCTGCGCTACCTCGAGTACTACGAATTCGCCCTGGTGCGCGAAGCACTGGGCGAGCGTGACGTGCTGTGGTCCATCGCCCCGCACATCGTGCACCCGATGCGCTTCGTGCTGCCCGTAACCGCCGAGATGCGATCCAAGTGGATGCTGCGTGCGGGCCTGTTCCTCTACGACCACATCGGCGGGCATGGCGGCCTCAAGAAGACCCGCTCGATCAGCCTGAAGAAGCACCGCGCGGGCGTTGCGCTGGAGCGGCGCTACAAGCACGCCTTCGAGTATTCGGACGGCTGGGTGGACGATGCACGGCTGGTGGTGCTGAACGCCATGGACGCCGCCGAGATGGGCGCCGACATCCGTCCGCGCACCGAGGTCACCTCAGCGCGACGCGAAAGCGACCTGTGGGTGGTGGAAACGTCGGCCGGCACCTTCAAGGCGCGCGCGCTGGTCAACGCGGCCGGCCCCGCGGCGGACGACATTGCCAAGGTCGCTGGCGAGAAGCCCGCCTATGGCATTCGCCGCGTGCGTGGATCGCACATCGTGGTGCCCAAGCTGTTCGACCACGACTGCGCCTACATCCTGCAGCAGCCCGACACGCGCATCTGCTTCGCCATCCCGTGGGAGGGCGACTTCACGCTGGTGGGCACGACCGATGCCGACCACAAGGGCTCGCTCGACGAGGTCGAAGCCAGCGACGAGGAGGTGCGCTACCTGCTCGACGCGGTGAACCGCTATTTCGAGCATGACGTGACCCAGGCCGACGTGGTGCACACCTATGCCGGCGTGCGCGCGCTGGTGGACCTTGGCGAAGGCCGCCCCGAAGCGGCGACGCGCGGCTATCGGCTGGCGCTGAGCGACGAGGACGAGGGGGCGCCGCTGCTGGGCATCTACGGCGGCAAGATCACCTCCTATCGCCACGTGGCGGAAGAGGCGGTGGACAAGCTGGCGAAGCGCCTGAAGGTGCTGCAGGGCGAGCACTGGACCGGCAAGACGCCGCTGCCCGGCGGCGATTTCGACAAGGAAGCCCAGCACCACCTGATCGACGTGCTGGCGGAGGAATATCCCTTCCTTTCCGAGCGCGACGTGCTGCGCATCGGCCGTGCCTACGGCACCCGTGCGGTCGACTGGCTGGGCGAGGCGAAGAGCTGGGACGACCTTGGTCGCAATTTCGGTGCGGGGCTTTCCGAAGCCGAAGTCACTTATCTGCGCGAGAAGGAATGGGCCGTGACGGCGGAGGACATTCTCTGGCGCCGCACCAAGCAGGGCATGCACATGAGCGAGGCCGAACAGGCCGCGCTGGCGGAATACCTCGGCAGCTAG
- a CDS encoding acetyl/propionyl/methylcrotonyl-CoA carboxylase subunit alpha translates to MIAKLLIANRGEIACRIIRTARAMGIATVAVYSDADAKALHVRQADEAVHIGPSPAAESYLVGEKIIAAAKETGAQAIHPGYGFLSENAAFAQAVIDAGLIWVGPKPSSIEAMGLKDAAKKLMRAAGVPVTPGYEGEDQSVERLKSEADAIGYPVLIKAVAGGGGKGMRKVDAAGDFEAALESCRREAKASFGNDEVLLEKWITSPRHIEVQVFGDSHGNVVHLFERDCSLQRRHQKVIEEAPAPGMDEATREEICAAAVRAAKAVDYEGAGTIEFIADASEGLRADRIFFMEMNTRLQVEHPVTEEITGVDLVEWQLRVASGEPIPLQQDELSINGWAIEARLYAEDAAKGFLPSTGPLTHLDLVGDRVETGVEEGGEVSPFYDPMIAKLIVHREDREAAIQSLALDCSEVICWPVRTNAEFLWRALEHEIFRSGEMTTGFLEAESDALLPTGEPSAAALQALTDHFLAAADETSPPELVGLRLNAPKAEPLMKFSIGSATFDHRHQWHSPHAGRHVEEVEEGVLVNDLGTTFVATIARNETAGVHAHDGDILAPMPGKVIAVHVAEGDPVTAGQRLLVLEAMKMEHALTAPFDGLVAELSASEGAQVQVEALLARVEAPAED, encoded by the coding sequence ATGATTGCCAAGCTGCTCATTGCCAATCGCGGCGAGATTGCCTGCCGCATCATCCGCACCGCGCGCGCAATGGGGATCGCCACCGTGGCGGTATATTCCGATGCCGATGCCAAGGCGCTGCATGTCCGCCAGGCGGACGAGGCCGTGCACATCGGCCCCTCGCCCGCTGCCGAAAGCTATCTCGTTGGCGAGAAGATCATCGCCGCGGCGAAGGAAACCGGCGCACAGGCGATTCACCCCGGCTACGGCTTCCTGTCGGAAAACGCCGCCTTTGCGCAGGCGGTGATCGATGCCGGGCTGATCTGGGTCGGCCCCAAGCCGAGCAGCATCGAGGCCATGGGCCTGAAGGATGCCGCCAAGAAGCTGATGCGCGCGGCGGGCGTGCCCGTCACCCCCGGTTACGAGGGTGAGGACCAGTCAGTCGAACGGCTCAAGTCCGAAGCCGACGCCATCGGCTATCCGGTGCTGATCAAGGCTGTCGCGGGCGGCGGTGGCAAGGGCATGCGCAAGGTCGATGCCGCTGGGGACTTCGAAGCCGCGCTGGAAAGCTGCCGGCGCGAGGCCAAGGCCAGCTTCGGCAACGACGAAGTGCTGCTGGAAAAGTGGATCACCTCACCTCGCCATATCGAGGTGCAGGTGTTCGGCGACAGCCACGGCAACGTCGTCCACCTGTTCGAACGCGACTGCTCGCTGCAGCGGCGCCACCAGAAGGTGATCGAGGAAGCCCCCGCCCCCGGCATGGACGAGGCCACGCGCGAGGAAATCTGTGCCGCCGCCGTGCGCGCTGCCAAGGCTGTGGACTACGAAGGCGCGGGCACGATCGAATTCATCGCCGACGCCAGCGAAGGCCTGCGCGCCGACCGCATCTTCTTCATGGAGATGAATACCCGCCTGCAGGTGGAACACCCGGTGACCGAGGAGATCACCGGCGTCGACCTGGTCGAATGGCAGCTGCGCGTCGCCAGCGGCGAGCCGATCCCGTTGCAGCAGGACGAGCTGAGCATCAACGGCTGGGCGATCGAGGCGCGGCTCTATGCTGAGGACGCGGCGAAGGGGTTCCTGCCCTCTACGGGGCCGCTCACCCATCTCGATCTTGTCGGTGACCGGGTGGAAACGGGTGTCGAGGAAGGCGGTGAGGTGTCACCCTTCTACGACCCGATGATCGCCAAGCTGATCGTCCATCGCGAAGATCGCGAAGCCGCCATCCAGTCGCTTGCGCTGGATTGCTCGGAAGTGATTTGCTGGCCGGTTCGCACCAATGCCGAGTTCCTCTGGCGCGCGCTCGAACACGAGATATTCCGCTCTGGCGAAATGACGACGGGCTTCCTCGAAGCCGAAAGCGATGCGCTCTTGCCCACCGGGGAGCCGTCGGCCGCAGCCCTTCAGGCGCTGACCGATCATTTCCTCGCCGCTGCGGATGAAACCTCGCCGCCGGAACTCGTTGGCCTGCGCCTCAACGCGCCCAAAGCGGAGCCACTGATGAAGTTCAGCATCGGCAGCGCGACCTTCGACCACCGTCACCAGTGGCATTCGCCGCATGCCGGACGACACGTGGAAGAAGTCGAAGAGGGCGTGCTGGTCAACGATCTCGGCACCACTTTTGTCGCTACAATCGCGCGCAACGAGACCGCCGGTGTCCACGCCCACGACGGCGACATCCTCGCTCCCATGCCGGGCAAGGTTATCGCTGTCCATGTGGCCGAAGGTGATCCCGTCACGGCGGGCCAGCGGCTGCTGGTGCTGGAAGCAATGAAGATGGAACACGCCCTCACCGCACCGTTCGATGGTTTGGTGGCAGAACTTTCCGCCAGCGAGGGCGCGCAGGTCCAGGTCGAGGCGCTGCTGGCGCGGGTTGAGGCACCAGCGGAAGACTAG
- a CDS encoding nuclear transport factor 2 family protein: MTHRISTLFALLCLALAPFPASAGENAERERVLETVEAFMAAFDAKDPETMATMLTEDAVATWVHAEQPDVPAQSTRAQELVAFVASVPGEIAEPIEVIEVLVDGPVAMVWADFGFYLDGERSHCGVDIFTLVREGDEWKIATITYSHVTQACEDAPTP, translated from the coding sequence ATGACACACCGCATATCCACCCTGTTCGCCCTGCTTTGCCTTGCCCTCGCACCGTTTCCGGCATCTGCGGGCGAGAATGCCGAGAGGGAGCGTGTGCTCGAGACGGTCGAGGCCTTCATGGCGGCGTTCGATGCCAAGGACCCGGAAACGATGGCCACCATGCTGACCGAGGATGCCGTTGCCACCTGGGTGCACGCGGAACAGCCTGACGTACCAGCGCAATCCACGCGGGCTCAGGAGCTGGTCGCGTTTGTCGCCAGCGTTCCCGGCGAAATCGCCGAGCCGATCGAGGTTATCGAGGTGCTGGTAGACGGACCGGTAGCCATGGTCTGGGCAGATTTCGGCTTTTACCTGGATGGCGAGCGAAGCCATTGCGGGGTCGATATCTTCACGCTCGTTCGCGAAGGCGATGAATGGAAGATCGCCACCATCACCTACAGCCACGTCACTCAGGCCTGCGAGGACGCGCCGACCCCATGA
- a CDS encoding phytoene/squalene synthase family protein: MLKATPRQVGGGRPRASLVRRARESIAEGSKSFTVASLLFDKDTRERAHLLYAWCRRCDDIADGQDHGGTLDLSKAGDKDRVEAIRVLTHRALEGQPTADIAFDALGQVAAEVGITREMCDDVIDGFALDAEGWMPRTEGDLMRYCYHVAGAVGVMMARVMGVPKDAEDTLDRACDLGLAFQLNNIARDIWEDDAAGRCYLPLEWLAEFDIPPGQHMKPQHRKALVKMARRLVKMAEVHDASARIGAGRLRFRQRWAILSAANIYGAIGQEVVQQAELAWDHRAHTTLGQKLLHVAAALMETVAGSWEPQEKPKWTRGQLMVMARMAQPIADVPRTPLRDEGVRRKDD; the protein is encoded by the coding sequence CTGCTCAAGGCGACGCCCAGGCAGGTCGGTGGCGGCAGGCCGCGCGCATCACTGGTCAGGCGCGCCCGCGAGAGCATCGCGGAGGGCTCCAAGAGCTTCACCGTCGCCTCCCTGCTGTTCGACAAGGACACGCGCGAGCGGGCGCACCTGCTCTATGCCTGGTGCCGCCGCTGCGACGACATTGCCGATGGGCAGGACCATGGCGGCACGCTGGACCTGAGCAAGGCCGGAGATAAGGACCGGGTGGAGGCCATCCGCGTGCTCACTCACCGGGCGCTGGAAGGCCAGCCGACGGCCGATATCGCCTTCGACGCGCTGGGACAGGTCGCCGCCGAAGTCGGCATCACGCGCGAGATGTGCGACGATGTGATCGACGGTTTTGCGCTGGATGCCGAAGGCTGGATGCCGCGTACCGAGGGCGACCTGATGCGTTACTGCTATCATGTCGCGGGCGCTGTCGGGGTGATGATGGCGCGGGTGATGGGCGTGCCCAAGGATGCCGAGGATACGCTCGATCGCGCCTGTGACCTTGGCCTGGCCTTCCAGCTCAACAATATCGCGCGCGACATCTGGGAAGATGACGCCGCCGGGCGCTGCTACCTGCCGCTGGAATGGCTCGCCGAATTCGACATTCCGCCGGGGCAGCACATGAAGCCGCAACACCGCAAGGCGCTGGTGAAGATGGCCCGGCGGCTGGTGAAGATGGCCGAGGTGCACGATGCCTCCGCCCGTATCGGCGCGGGTCGGCTGCGCTTCCGCCAGCGCTGGGCGATCCTGTCCGCCGCCAACATCTACGGCGCCATCGGGCAGGAAGTGGTGCAACAGGCCGAACTGGCGTGGGACCACCGCGCCCACACCACGCTGGGACAGAAGCTGCTGCACGTCGCCGCCGCGCTGATGGAAACCGTGGCCGGATCGTGGGAGCCGCAGGAAAAGCCCAAATGGACGCGCGGCCAGCTGATGGTGATGGCGCGCATGGCGCAGCCCATCGCCGACGTACCGCGCACCCCGCTGCGCGACGAAGGCGTGCGCCGCAAGGACGACTGA
- a CDS encoding TIGR00730 family Rossman fold protein, with the protein MSNSFNRLAVYCGSATPADPRYMQLARDVGQTLAKRGIGVVYGGGKAGLMGAVASGALDAGGEVIGVIPQALKDMEVANLDCTELYVVANMHERKQMFTDMSDGFVTLPGGVGTMDELWEAVSWAQLGYHQSPVGLLNSFGYYDGLLAFNREMAETGFIREMHRDILIVGDTLEGLLEKMAEYQPIQTIVQMRAEDL; encoded by the coding sequence ATGTCGAACAGCTTTAACCGTCTCGCCGTCTATTGCGGCTCCGCTACCCCTGCGGATCCGCGCTACATGCAGCTTGCCCGCGATGTCGGGCAGACGCTGGCCAAGCGCGGGATCGGCGTCGTCTATGGCGGTGGCAAGGCCGGGCTGATGGGCGCGGTCGCATCCGGCGCGCTGGATGCCGGCGGCGAGGTCATCGGGGTGATCCCGCAGGCGCTGAAGGACATGGAAGTCGCCAACCTCGACTGCACCGAGCTGTACGTCGTCGCCAACATGCACGAGCGCAAGCAGATGTTCACCGACATGTCGGACGGCTTCGTCACCCTGCCTGGCGGCGTGGGCACGATGGACGAATTGTGGGAAGCAGTCAGCTGGGCGCAGCTCGGCTACCACCAGAGCCCGGTCGGCCTGCTCAATTCCTTCGGATACTATGACGGCCTGCTGGCGTTTAACCGGGAAATGGCCGAAACCGGCTTTATCAGGGAAATGCACCGCGACATATTGATCGTGGGCGACACGCTTGAAGGACTGCTCGAGAAGATGGCCGAATACCAGCCGATCCAGACCATCGTGCAGATGCGCGCCGAGGACCTGTGA
- a CDS encoding phytoene desaturase, giving the protein MTTPEGRTACVIGSGFGGMALAIRLQSAGIATTVVEARDKPGGRAYFWQKDGFTFDAGPTVVTDPDCLRELWAISGHDMDEDLELMKVMPFYRLNWPDGTNFDYSNDEADLRNEIMKLEPADVDGYDRFLDYSAGVYEEGYVKLGTVPFLDFKSMIKAAPALAKKQAWRSVYSMVSKYIKNEKLREALSFHTLLVGGNPMKTSSIYALIHKLEKDGGVWWTRGGTNRLIAGMVRHFERLGGTMRVGDAVVKVETEGKRAKAVHTASGWTQKFDAVASNADIVHSYKQLLGDSHRGKTYGKALTRKSFSPSLFVVHFGIEGTWPGIPHHMILFGPRYKGLLEDIYDRGILPADFSIYLHHPTVTDPSMAPEGMSTFYALVPVAHLGKMPVNWDEVGKELEKRVLDEVGRRLIPDIHDRIVTKFHYTPKDFGHDLNAHLGSAFSLEPVLTQSAWFRGHNRDYVIENFYLVGAGTHPGAGIPGVVGSAKATAGLMIEDLSS; this is encoded by the coding sequence ATGACTACTCCCGAAGGCAGGACAGCCTGTGTGATCGGCTCCGGCTTCGGCGGCATGGCACTGGCCATCCGCCTGCAGAGCGCCGGCATTGCCACCACCGTGGTCGAAGCGCGCGACAAGCCGGGCGGCCGCGCCTATTTCTGGCAGAAGGACGGCTTCACCTTCGATGCCGGCCCGACCGTCGTCACCGATCCCGATTGCCTGCGTGAGCTGTGGGCGATCAGCGGGCACGACATGGACGAGGACCTGGAGCTGATGAAGGTCATGCCCTTCTACCGGCTCAACTGGCCCGACGGCACCAACTTCGACTATTCCAACGACGAAGCCGACCTGCGCAACGAGATCATGAAGCTGGAGCCCGCCGATGTGGACGGGTACGATCGCTTCCTCGATTACTCGGCGGGAGTCTACGAGGAAGGCTACGTCAAGCTGGGCACCGTGCCGTTCCTGGACTTCAAGTCGATGATCAAGGCCGCCCCGGCGCTGGCCAAGAAGCAGGCCTGGCGCAGCGTCTATTCGATGGTGTCGAAGTACATCAAGAACGAGAAGCTGCGCGAGGCCCTGTCGTTCCACACCCTGCTGGTGGGCGGCAACCCGATGAAAACCAGCTCCATCTACGCCTTGATCCACAAGCTGGAGAAGGATGGCGGCGTGTGGTGGACGCGCGGCGGCACCAACCGCCTGATCGCCGGCATGGTGCGCCATTTCGAGCGGCTGGGCGGCACCATGCGCGTCGGCGACGCGGTGGTGAAGGTGGAAACCGAGGGCAAGCGCGCCAAGGCCGTGCACACGGCCAGTGGCTGGACACAGAAGTTCGATGCCGTCGCCAGCAATGCCGACATCGTGCATTCCTACAAGCAGCTGCTGGGCGACAGCCATCGCGGCAAGACCTATGGCAAGGCGCTGACGCGGAAGAGCTTTTCGCCTTCGCTGTTCGTCGTGCATTTCGGCATCGAGGGCACCTGGCCCGGCATCCCGCACCACATGATCCTGTTCGGCCCGCGCTACAAAGGGCTGCTGGAGGACATCTACGACCGCGGCATCCTGCCCGCCGATTTCTCCATCTACCTGCACCACCCGACCGTGACCGATCCCAGCATGGCGCCGGAGGGGATGAGCACCTTTTACGCGCTGGTGCCGGTCGCCCACCTGGGCAAGATGCCGGTCAACTGGGACGAGGTGGGCAAGGAACTGGAGAAGCGCGTGCTCGACGAAGTCGGGCGGCGGCTGATCCCCGACATCCACGATCGCATCGTCACCAAGTTCCACTACACCCCGAAGGATTTCGGCCACGATCTCAACGCCCACCTCGGCAGCGCCTTCAGCCTGGAGCCGGTGCTGACGCAAAGCGCCTGGTTCCGCGGCCACAACCGCGACTACGTGATCGAGAACTTCTACCTCGTCGGCGCGGGCACCCATCCGGGCGCTGGCATTCCCGGCGTGGTCGGCAGCGCCAAGGCGACGGCCGGGCTGATGATCGAGGACTTGTCTTCCTGA
- the crtY gene encoding lycopene beta-cyclase CrtY yields MSGRTTDIAIVGGGLSGGLIALALAMYRPEVSVRLIEAGARLGGNHRWSWFASDLSPAGEELLSGFRKAEWDDGYIVRFPTYKRRLKAAYRSLQSADFAARLERELPEDTIMTGREVAALDAEGVDLRDGTRITARSVIDCRGFAPTPHLTGGWQVFMGRHLRTPEPHGLAHPIIMDAHVEQLGGYRFVYTLPVGSHDLFIEDTYYQDTPDLDRSALSARLDQYQARMGWSGEPVAFETGVLPVVTGGNFRAFQQDQQINGVTVAGARGGFVHPLTSYTLPVAVEVALAIAEDADLPGDQLSAKLASSARRHWSNMSFYRLLGTMLFGAAQPEQRYKVFERFYRLREPLIERFYAGRSRLADKVRVLAGKPPVPVVRAIGAIAGSSPPLLDPTRNSPR; encoded by the coding sequence ATGAGCGGACGGACCACGGATATTGCCATTGTCGGCGGCGGCCTTTCGGGCGGCCTGATCGCGCTGGCGCTGGCCATGTACCGTCCGGAGGTATCGGTCAGGCTGATCGAGGCCGGCGCACGGCTGGGCGGCAACCACCGCTGGAGCTGGTTCGCCAGCGACCTTTCCCCGGCTGGCGAAGAGCTGCTGTCCGGCTTCCGCAAGGCCGAGTGGGACGATGGCTACATCGTCCGGTTTCCCACCTACAAGCGCCGCTTGAAGGCTGCCTACCGGTCGCTGCAAAGCGCGGACTTCGCTGCACGGCTGGAGCGCGAACTGCCCGAGGACACGATCATGACCGGGCGCGAAGTCGCCGCGCTCGACGCAGAGGGCGTGGACCTGCGCGACGGCACCCGCATTACCGCGCGCAGCGTGATCGATTGCCGGGGCTTTGCGCCCACCCCGCACCTCACCGGCGGCTGGCAGGTATTCATGGGCCGCCACCTGCGCACGCCCGAGCCGCACGGGCTGGCCCATCCCATCATCATGGACGCCCATGTCGAGCAGCTGGGCGGCTATCGCTTCGTCTACACCTTGCCGGTTGGATCGCACGACCTGTTCATCGAGGACACCTATTACCAGGACACGCCCGATCTCGACCGTTCGGCCCTGTCCGCCCGGCTCGACCAGTACCAGGCCCGCATGGGCTGGAGCGGAGAGCCCGTCGCCTTCGAGACCGGCGTGCTGCCGGTCGTCACCGGCGGCAATTTCCGGGCCTTCCAGCAGGACCAGCAGATCAACGGCGTGACCGTGGCCGGCGCGCGTGGCGGCTTCGTCCACCCCCTGACCAGCTATACGCTGCCCGTCGCGGTCGAGGTGGCGCTGGCGATTGCCGAGGATGCGGACCTGCCCGGCGACCAGCTCTCCGCCAAGCTGGCATCCAGCGCGCGGCGGCACTGGTCGAACATGTCGTTCTATCGCCTGCTGGGCACCATGCTGTTCGGCGCGGCGCAGCCGGAACAGCGCTACAAGGTGTTCGAACGCTTCTATCGCCTGCGCGAACCGTTGATCGAGCGGTTCTATGCCGGGCGTTCGCGACTAGCGGACAAGGTGCGGGTGCTGGCGGGCAAACCGCCGGTGCCCGTCGTTCGCGCCATCGGAGCCATCGCCGGCTCATCCCCTCCCCTGCTCGATCCGACAAGGAATTCCCCCCGATGA
- a CDS encoding MipA/OmpV family protein: MRRFSLSAAGLALATAAPAMAQEAEGPPVDMGDTVFAGDYLSIGVGVAINPSYTGSDDYVFNVLPIVQGSLLGVEISPRAAGITLDFVQDPDEGVGLDLGISGRLRANRATQIEDEVVELYGELDRAIEVGPHVGVRVPQVLNPFDSLTIGADVMWDINGAHEGMVVNPSVTYFTPLSQSVVASLTFSTEWADEDFQDYYYRVDPLAYTGPGASPLAVYDPDGGGFTSAGVNLLMGIDLDGDVTNGGLGLVVIGGYSRVLGDAADTPFTAVRGTRNQFLGAVGVGYTF, encoded by the coding sequence ATGCGCCGTTTTTCCCTCTCCGCGGCTGGCCTCGCGCTGGCAACCGCTGCGCCCGCCATGGCGCAGGAGGCAGAAGGTCCGCCCGTCGACATGGGCGATACCGTGTTCGCGGGAGATTACCTCTCCATCGGCGTGGGTGTAGCCATCAACCCGTCCTATACCGGGTCGGACGACTACGTCTTCAACGTCCTGCCGATCGTGCAGGGTTCGCTGCTGGGCGTGGAGATTTCGCCACGCGCCGCCGGGATCACCCTCGATTTCGTGCAGGACCCGGATGAAGGCGTGGGCCTGGACCTGGGCATTTCCGGGCGCCTGCGCGCCAACCGGGCGACCCAGATCGAGGACGAGGTGGTCGAGCTCTATGGCGAGCTGGATCGTGCCATCGAGGTCGGCCCGCATGTCGGGGTGAGGGTTCCGCAGGTGCTCAACCCGTTCGACAGCCTGACCATCGGCGCCGACGTGATGTGGGACATCAACGGCGCGCACGAGGGCATGGTGGTCAATCCGTCGGTCACCTATTTCACCCCGCTCAGCCAGTCGGTGGTGGCCAGCCTGACCTTCTCCACCGAATGGGCGGACGAGGATTTCCAGGACTATTACTACCGCGTCGACCCGCTCGCCTACACCGGGCCGGGCGCATCGCCGCTGGCTGTATATGATCCGGATGGCGGCGGATTTACGAGCGCAGGCGTGAACCTGCTGATGGGCATCGACCTCGATGGTGACGTCACCAATGGCGGCCTGGGCCTGGTGGTGATCGGCGGCTATTCGCGCGTCCTGGGCGATGCGGCGGACACGCCCTTCACGGCGGTGCGGGGCACGAGGAACCAGTTCCTCGGCGCCGTAGGCGTCGGTTACACTTTCTGA